AAGTATGACAAAGCAGTTAAAACTTATCGATAAGGGCATGCGGGGGTTTATAGTAAGAGAAATAGATTTGTCAGAAGATGAATGTTGTATGTTAGCAAATGCGCTTGAGTCTATAAGTGACCTGCAAAGTCTTTTAGAAGCGTATCAGAAAGATATAAATAAACCTATAGACGAAGAAGATAGAATCCTTGTTAAAGAGACAATCGAAAACAATCTTTTAGTGACTAAAGTAGTGTCTCCTACAGTCATAGCATTAGGATCGTTAGTCACCCCTTTGATAACCATTGATGGTATGTCTTATGTAATGAGTTCATTAAAAAATGTAATAGGCCTTTTTCAAGAAAGTGCGCCTTTAATGCCTGTTTTGCAAAATGCAACAATAGCAACAGCTTCTTATGTTTTAGCGGTTAATTGTGCTGAAGAAGAGCAAGAAGGATATGCACTGTATATGGTAAAAACCTTGCTTAACCAAGTTGCTATAGGTACTTTTGCTTATATAGGAGCTCGTATGTGTGGAAGCAAAATAAGAGTAAAAGAATTTGTAGAAAAAAGAATTTCTAGCGTGTTAGCGTATAAAATATGCTCCAATGGTCTAGAGCATTTAGGAACCTCTTTTTGGCCAAATAGAGCTGTTTCTGTATTTGTAAGCGGCTTGATAAATTGTATGCTTCATTAACTTCTGTGTGTAAATGCTTTTGAGCATAACGAAGAGCTGCTTCAAAAGCTTATTAGACCTTTTCTGTAAATTGGTTAGGTATTCCGATTATCCTTAACTTAGAATTTCTGACTAGCTTAAAGAAACAAACCAGTTTTTGTTAAATTGTTTTTAAATTAATTGGTCCTTTCAACCTCGAAGTGCACAAAAAAGAACATATAAATACTTGAAAAAACATCTATTGTGCACCCGAGCATAGCATGTTTGTAGATAATCTCCTAAACACTTCTAGTGGAGTTTCGAAGTTGAGAGCCTTTCTAGGTCTGTTATTTAGTATAAGTTTCCACCTTTTCAATATCCTTGGAAGTAGTATACTAGTTTGATTTCAAATTAAGAATTGTATAACTAGGTTTTTTTGAAAAAACTGCTCTATCTTGCAAGAAGATGTTATCTTTTGTATAAAAATTTTTATATATTCAAGCTCTTAATTTGAATGTAAACGAGTATATAGTAGTGCCGATTCAAACGGCTAGCTTAATGGGGTTCAAGTCAACGAATTGAAACTTGTCGTTAATCCTATATTTTTCTATACGATTGAATCGGAACCACTATATTCATATTCATATTCATATTGATATTGCTGAGGTGCGTACCCAAGAAGGAAAGCTTTATCTCATTGTAGCTATTGATAGGATCTCCAAATTTGCTTACGTAGAGGCTCATCCTCAAACTAGTAAGGCTCTTGCTGCCCAATTTTTGCGGAATCTCATCCAAATTCTTCCCTATAAAATCCATACTATTTTGACAGATAACGGCATCCAATTTACCCATAGGCAACAAGATTTATATGCTTTTACACACATTTTCGATCGAGTATGTGATGAAAACCAGATAGAGCAAAGAATTTATTTACGGTGAGCCAAAGGCAGCTTAAAAACGCATTTTTTTAGAAATAAAAACATTAGGAAAAGTGACTAAAATTTTTTGCAGGAGAAAACCGAAGAAATAGGTAAAGACGACAAATGAGTTGGCTCTTAGAAGCCGTAATATACTAGTGCCGATTCAAACGGCTAGCTTAATGGGATTTAAGTCAACGACTTGAAACTTGTCGTTTATCCTACATTTCAAAATATCTGTTATTTTCGGTATCTCTTCTAAGAAGAATCCTCTAATTGCCTGAAAAAAAGTCACCGACGTTTCGTAATATCGATTGTATACCTTCTTTTCCTTTAAGATCTTCCACAAGCGTTCAATAGGATTCAAATTCGGCGAATAAGGAGGGAGATAGTGCACTTTAATCCTAGAAGACATCAGAAACTCTTCTAGTTTCTTATTTTTGTTTGATCTTGCATTATCCAAAATTACATGAATAATTCGAGCCTCTGTCTGTTTTTCTAGCTTCTTGAAAAAATCGAGCATTGCATCGGCATCAACTGTCTTATATTCCTCTGTAAAAATCTTCATTCCTGTCAGGCAAAGAGCTCCAGCAAAATGCAATCGCAATTGTTTCCCGGATGTCTGCAAAGTCTTTTGAACGCCTTTTTTGATCCATCCACATACGGCTTGGGACTGATGTTCAGGATGCACAGCATCTATGAAATAGATCTCTTCATCAGGGTTTAAGGTCTCCTTTAAAGCCCTATATTGTTCTATGAAAATTCGTTGTTTTTCAGGATCTAATTTCCCAGGAATCTTTTTAGGACGTTTATAAACAAATCCGTGCTGTATGAGCCAATCTGTCATGCCACTTCGGGAATATTTTATCCCATATTGCTCATGCACATAAGCTATGATCCCTTTGACTTTAAGATAGGTCTTTTCATGTAGGTGTTTTAGTAGAGACTCTTTTTGGTCTTGTGAAAGTTTTGATTTGCTACCGCCTCGAGGGCTACTTCCAGTTTTATTTTCGGAATCATATTCTCTGAGGTATTTCTGAACAG
This is a stretch of genomic DNA from Candidatus Rhabdochlamydia oedothoracis. It encodes these proteins:
- a CDS encoding IS630 family transposase, with the translated sequence MKKLIPSQRADLEHKLKHPKDYSERNRLCVILGYDEGISTKNLAKTLRISPITVQKYLREYDSENKTGSSPRGGSKSKLSQDQKESLLKHLHEKTYLKVKGIIAYVHEQYGIKYSRSGMTDWLIQHGFVYKRPKKIPGKLDPEKQRIFIEQYRALKETLNPDEEIYFIDAVHPEHQSQAVCGWIKKGVQKTLQTSGKQLRLHFAGALCLTGMKIFTEEYKTVDADAMLDFFKKLEKQTEARIIHVILDNARSNKNKKLEEFLMSSRIKVHYLPPYSPNLNPIERLWKILKEKKVYNRYYETSVTFFQAIRGFFLEEIPKITDILKCRINDKFQVVDLNPIKLAV